DNA sequence from the Tenacibaculum mesophilum genome:
ATTCCTGTAATAATTGTGGTTTTCCTATTAGTTTTATGGTGGAAAAAACGAACTCAAAAAAAGTTTGCTAACCCGTTGCTTTTATCTAAAATAGCACCAAATACATCAACCTTTAAATCGGTACTAAAACTTGTTTTCTTTTTGGTAGGATTATCATTTTTAATTCTATCATTAGTTAATCCTAAAATGGGAACAAAACTAAAAACTGTGAAAAGAGAAGGTGTTGATGTGGTGTTTGCTTTAGACGTTTCTAAGAGTATGTTAGCAGAAGATATTGCACCTAATAGATTAGAAAAAGCAAAACAAATTATATCTAAAACTATTGATAAGTTAGGCAGTGATAGAGTTGGTATTATTATCTATGCAGGTAATGCATATCCCCTACTCCCTATTACTACCGACCATGCTGCAGCAAAAATGTTTTTGCAAAATGCAAACCCAGACATGGTTTCAAGTCAAGGTACAGCCATTAATGAAGCTTTAAATTTGGCAAATACTTATTATGATAACGACGAACAAACAAATCGTTTTTTAATAATTATTTCAGATGGTGAAGATCATCAAGAAGAAACTAAACAAGTTGCCCAAAACATCGCTAACGAAGGTGTTAAAGTATATACCGTAGGTGTAGGAACCGAAAAAGGAGGGCCAATACCTATCAAATTAAATGGCGCGCTTATTGGTTATAAAAAAGACAGAATGGGAGAAACAGTAATTACCCAAAGAAAACCTGATGTTTTACAAGGAATTGCTGATGCTTCTGACGGACAATATTTTGATGGTAATAAAACTGAAAATCCAGTAGAAGCCATTGAGAAGATTATTGGAAACGCACAAAAAAATGAATTTGAAACAAAACAGTTTTCTGATTATAAAGACCAATTTCAATGGTTTGTAGGTATTGGACTATTGTTTTTGATTCTAGATATGTTTTTGTTTGATAAGAAAACCAAATGGTTGAAGAAAGTAGATTTGTTTAACGAAGAATCTTAACATGTAGTATGAAAAGTTTACAAAATTTAATATTCATTATAGTCCTTACTGTTTCTACGGCGGTCAATGCACAGCAAGACACACTTAAACTACAACGTGAAGCACGTGCTTTGTTACGAGAAGGAAACAAGTTATACAATAAACAAAAGTTTAGTGATGCTGCTATTGCTTACCGGAAAGCTTTAGGTAAGAATAGTAAGTATGAAAAAGCAAGTTATAATTTTGGTAATACTTTATACCAAGAAAAGAAATACAAAGAAGCTGTAGAACAGTTTAAAGTAACCACTGAAACTTCAAAAGACAAGATGGCTCAGGCTGAAGCATATCATAACATTGGTAACGCAATGATGGAGCAAAAACAGTATGAACAAGCAGTTGAAGCTTTTAAAAATTCCTTACGTAGAAACCCAAATGATGATGAAACACGTTATAATTTAGCTGTTGCTCAAAAAGAAGCTAAAAAGCAACAACAAAATCAAAAAGATAACAAGGATAAAAATAAAGACGAAAAAAATAAAGATCAGAAAGATCAGCAGAAAAAAAACGACAAAGACAAACAAAACGATAAAAATAAAGATCAAAAAGGAGACGATAAGGATAAAAAAGATGATCAAAAAGATCAGAAAAATGACGATCAAAAAGATCAACAAAAACCTAATCAAGACCAAAAAGACAAACAAAATCAAAAACCTAAACCTCAACAAGGTAAGATGACTCCTGAACAAATGAAACAATTGTTAGAGAGTTTAAACAATGAGGAAAACAAGACGCAGAAAAAAATGAATGCGAAAAAATCAAAAGGAAGAAAAGTAAAACAAGAAAAAGACTGGTAATTTTACAGTTTTTAAAATCTTATTTATTTTTAGACAATTTTGAAAATTAACATGAAGTTAAAAATATACATATCGTTATTAGTTAGTTTTATAACATTTACCATTCATGCACAAGATGCTGCATTAACGGCCACCGTTAGTAAAAATAAGTTAGGTGTAAACCAACGATTACGTATTGAGTTTTCAATAAACAAACAAGGAGCCGATAATTTCAAAGCACCAAGCTTCACAAACTTTAAAATAGTTGGTGGTCCTAGTCAATCAGTAAGTCAATCTTGGATTAACGGTAAGGTTTCCTTTAATCAATCATACACTTACATTTTACAACCTAAGAGAAAAGGAGAATTTAACATTCCTTCTGCGAGTATTGAAATTGATGGAAAGACACTCACCTCTAACCCTATAAAAGTTATCGTTCTAGATGCTGTAGACATCCCTAAAAACCCGAACGATCCTAATTACATTGCAGAACAGAACATTCATTTAGTTGCTGAAGTTTCCAAATCTCAACCTTATGTTGGTGAAGGTATTTATGTAGAATATCGATTATATTTTAGCGATAATGTTGGAATTTACGATAATGCCATAACAGAAGCTCCACAATACAATGGTTTCTGGAACCAAGAAATTAAACGTAACGGAATGCCTGTTAAAACTGGAACATACAATGGAGAGCAATATCGTTATGCTGTATTACACAAAGCTTTATTAATTCCAACAACATCTGGTAAGCTAACAATAGACCCTATGAAGATGGATATTGTTGTAGCAGTTCCTACTGGAAGAGCTGACTTTTTTGGAAACGTAATTACACGTCAAGTCCGTAAAGAATTCTCTTCTGCTAAGAAAATAGTTAATGCTCAGGCCTTACCTATGAATAACAAACCAAAAGACTTTACTGGTGCTGTTGGTCAGTTTTCATTCGATGTTTCTTTAAGCAAGAATACCTTAAAGGCTAACGAATCATCGCAAATTAAGGTTTCTGTGAAAGGAAAAGGAAATTTAAAACTTTTTGAACTCCCAAAAATTGAAACCCCTAAAGAACTAGAGGTTTATCAACCAGAAAGAAAAGAAAGCGTTCGTATTACTGGAACAGGACTATCTGGATCTATTACAGATAATTACACTGTTGTTCCGGAATTCAAAGGAAAATATAGAATTCCAAAAACTAGCTTTTCTTACTTTAACCCAAAAGAAAAAGTGTATCAAACCATCACTACAGATGATTTATATGTTGATGTTTTGGAAGGAAAAGAAATTCCGACAGATTCAGATACTAATGCAGTTGCTAAACAAGACGTAAAAGTTACGGGTAGCGATTTCAGATACATCCAAACATCTACTAACTTACAACCTATAAAAACTGAAGATTTCTTTAAATCTACATTATTTTATATTCTTTTGTTGCTTCCTATTTTAACAATTCCTATTGGAATTATTATTCAGAAAAAGAGAGAAGAACGTAATAGTGATGTGCTAGGAAACAAGCTACGAAAGGCAGACAAACTCGCCAAGAAATACTTATCGGAAGCACAAAAACAATTAGGAAATAAAGAAGCTTTTTATGAAGCCTTAGAAAGAGCTTTACATAATTACTTGAAGGCTAAACTAGGCGTAGAAACTTCTGATATAAGTCGTGAAAAAATTACTGATTTACTAGCTAATAAAAATGTTAGCAAAGAAACCATTAGCAACTTTATTGAAGTATTTAACAATTGTGATTTTGCTAGATATACTCCAATTACCAATACACAAATGAAGGAAGAATATGAAAAAGCAAAACAAGTAATAACGCAATTAGACAGACAGTTATAATGAGAAATTTAGTTATATATTTATTCTTATTTGTGTCAATTAGTATGTTGGCACAAAATGCCAATGATTTATTTTTAAGTGCTAATTCTTTATATAAAGAAGGAAAGTACGAAGAAGCTATTAAATTATATGAGCAAATAGAAAATGAAAACCTAGCTTCATCTGAAGTTTATTACAACTTAGCTAACTGTTACTATAAACTCAATAAAATAGCTCCTACTATTTATAATTACGAAAAAGCATTACAGTTAAACCCTTTAAACGAGGATGCAAAAAACAACTTAGTTATAGCAAAACGTTTAACTCTTGATAGAGTTGAGGCATTGCCAAAATCAGTATTTCAGAAGCTTAATGAAAACTATTTACAAAAGTTTACTTATAATACGTGGGCTGTAATTACTGTTGTATTTTCTTTTATGGCTTCTATTTTATTTTTACTGTTTTATTTTTCTTATACTCCAAGTAAAAAAAGAACCTACTTTACAACTAGTATTATCTCATTTCTATTTCTAACATCCTCTTTAGCTATAACATACATTCAATATAACCAAGCCCAAAACAATATTGAGGCCATTATTTATAGCGAAGAAGTTTCTGTTAAAAATGAACCTACTAATAATTCTAATGAGATTTTTACACTACACGAAGGAACTAAAGTTAATATATTAGACTCTGTAGATAATTGGAAAAAGTTAAAGTTAACTGACGGTAAAATTGGATGGGTAAAAACTAAAACTTTAAAAGAACTATAACATTTTTCTTCAAAAATTTAATTACTTTTACCAGTGAACAAATAAAAAAGTATCTTGAAATCCAAAATAGCTATCTTTTTCATCGTCTTATTCACAGGCATAATTATTACGCCCTCGATTATTACGTTAGTTGATAAAGATCAAGATATTACTATATTTTTAAATCTTAGCGAAGAAGAAGAAAATACTAAACACGTTAAAGTAGCTGAATTAAAAGCTCATCCTAACGAAGACTACACTTCTTTTTTATATAAGAAAATTCAAAAAAAGAAAAACGTTCGTTTTCAATCTAAAAACTACGTTTCACAATATCCAAAAATTCTTACCCCTCCTCCAGAATTACTTATTGCATAATAACACAGGTAAACCACCTCATATAAGGTGATTAGCTAAAAAAATGAAAAATATTTCAATGTACAGTAAGAGTACTATTACTTTCCTTGATATATTTTAAGTTTCTATTGCTAATAAATCAATCATTTTTAAAATTAAAACATACTCTAAAATTTTATTTAGAGTTTAACAAACACATATATCATGTTTAAAACTATTAAAAGCGACTTGCCCGCAAGTATTGTCGTATTCTTTGTTGCCTTACCTTTATGTTTAGGTATTGCTTTGGCTAGTGGAGCTCCTCTTTTTTCTGGTGTAATTGCAGGAATTGTAGGAGGTATTGTAGTAGGTGCCTTGAGTGGCTCTAAAATAGGAGTTAGCGGTCCTGCAGCTGGTTTAGCTGCTATTGTATTAACTGCTATTGGTAATTTAGGTGGTTATGAAAACTTCTTAGTTGCAGTTGTACTAGGTGGAATTATCCAAATTCTTTTTGGTATTCTTAAGGCTGGTGTAATTGGCTATTATTTTCCATCATCTGTAATTAAAGGAATGCTTACTGGTATTGGTATTATTATTATCTTAAAGCAAATTCCTCATTTTTTCGGATATGACGCTGAACCAGAAGGTGCTGATAGTTTTATTGAACCTTCAGGAGAGAATACTTTTTCAGCTCTTTTAAGTATTACTGACAATATCACTATAGGATCAATGATTATTGGTTTTATTGGATTAGCAATATTAATTCTCTGGGATAGAGTTTTAAGTAAAAAAGGAAAAATATTTCAGTTAATTCAAGGACCATTAGTAGCAGTTGTTATGGGAATTGTCTTTTTTACTCTAACACAAGGAAATGAAACATTGGCAATACAAGCATCTCATTTAGTAAGCGTACCTATTCCTGAAAGTTTTGATTCTTTCTTAGGGCAATTTACCTTTCCTAATTTTAGTGCTATTGCCAACTACGAAGTTTGGGTAACCGCATTTACAATTGCACTAGTAGCCAGTTTAGAAACGCTACTTTGTGTTGAAGCTACTGACAAATTAGATCCTGAAAAAAATGTAACCCCAACAAACAGAGAATTACTAGCACAGGGAACAGGAAATATTTTATCTGGTATAATTGGAGGGCTACCTATTACTCAAGTAATTGTAAGAAGTTCTGCAAATATTCAATCAGGAGGTAAATCTAAAATGTCTGCGATTATACATGGTTTCTTCTTATTAATTTCAGTAATACTAATACCTACTTTATTAAATAAAATTCCATTATCTGTATTAGCAGCTATATTATTAGTAGTAGGTTATAAATTAGCCAAACCAAGTTTATTTAAGCAAATGTTTATTTTAGGATGGAAACAGTTCATTCCTTTTATTGTAACAGTTTTAGGTATTGTTTTTACTGATTTACTTACAGGAATTTCTTTAGGATTAGCTGTCGGTGTTTTTGTTATTTTGATAAAAAGTTACCAAAACTCTCACTTCTTACATATTGAGGATAAAAGCAACGGAATACACAAGATAAAAATGACACTTGCAGAAGAGGTTACTTTCTTTAACAAAGGAGCTATTTTAAAAGAATTAGATAGCTTACCTGAAAACACTCATTTAGAATTAGATGTAAGAAAAACTAGATACTTAGATAACGACATTATCGAAATTTTAGAAGACTTTGCTTTTAAAGCTAAAGAAAGAAATATTAATATTAAACTTATTTCAGAACGTGGTATTGTAGAAAACCCAGAAAGTTTTATTAAGTTTTTTAAACTTAGACCAAAAGCAGCATAAACTTTTTAACTTCGTAAATTCTTAAAACGACATAAATAATCTTATAAAAAATATAATGAAAGCACATACTAAAGAAACACAAGCCACTATGACACCTGAAAAGTCATTACAATATTTAAAAGAAGGAAACTTAAGATTTCAAAATAACTTAAAAGCTAATCGTAATTTATTAGAGCAAGTCAACGATACTAGAGAAGGGCAATTTCCTTTTGCTACTATTTTAAGTTGTATTGATTCTAGAGTTTCAGCCGAATTAGTTTTTGATCAAGGTTTAGGTGATATTTTTAGCGCAAGAATTGCCGGTAATTTTGTAAACGAAGATATTTTAGGTAGTATGGAGTTTGCTTGTAAATTAGCAGGTACTAAATTAATCGTTGTTTTAGGACATACTAGTTGTGGGGCTGTTAAAGGAGCTTGTGACAATGCTCAGTTAGGTAACTTAACCAACATGTTAGGTAAAATTAAACCTGCTGTTGAAGCTGTAACTGAACCTAAAGATGAAAGTTTAAGAAACTCTTCTAATTTAGAGTTTGTAAATAACGTTGCAGAAAAGAATGTACAGTTAACTATTGATAGAATTTTAAACGAAAGTGAAGTACTAGCTGAAATGCATAAAAATGGTGAAATTATGATTGTTGGAGCTATGTACGACATTAAAGATGGTGCTGTTACTTTTTTTGAATAAAGAACACCAACTTTAAACTATATTATAAAGAGAATCTAAACTTAGTTTTAGGTTCTCTTTTTTATTAACTTCGAAAACTGTTATGCTTAGTATATAAGCAACCGCTAAAGATTCTTCTAACAAATATTTTATACTAATGAATCTATCTAAAATTTTTGAAAATAATAAAGAGTGGGTAAAAAGTAAACTGTCTACCAATAAAGATTACTTTAAAAAATTAAACGAAGGACAAAGTCCGGAGCTTTTGTATATAGGTTGTTCTGATAGTAGAGTTTCAGCAGAAGATTTGATGGGACTAAGCCCTGGTGACGTTTTTGTACACAGAAACATTGCTAATATGGTTCCTGCAATCGATTTAAATTCTGCTTCCGTTATTGAATATGCTGTTGAACATTTAAAAGTAAATCATATTGTAGTTTGTGGTCACTACTCATGTGGCGGAGTTAAAGCCGCAATGCAGTCTGCTGATTTAGGATTGCTAAATCCATGACTACGCTATATCAGAGATGTATACCGTTTACACAAAGAGGAACTAAATGCAATAGAAGATGAAGATGCCCGCTACAATCGTTTGGTTGATTTAAACGTACAAGAGCAATGTGTTAACCTTATTAAAACTGCTGCTGTACAAAAAGCATACAGAGATAGAGGTCTAAAAGTACACGGTTGGGTTTTTGATATCAAAACAGGAAACCTCATCGATTTAAATATCGATTTTGAGCAAATCTTAGAAGATATTATGGAAATTTATCATTTAGACTAAATATAAAATTGAGTAAAAAGATTATCTGCTTTTATATTGTTATTTCTAGCTCTTTATTATCTTCATTTTCTTGTGTTTCTTGGTCTTTTATAATCGAAGGAAAAATCGTTGGAGCAATCTTCTTTACTGATTTAAATAAAATAGACTCTTCTAGGCTTTTCTCTTTTACAAACGGAATAGTATCATTCATTTTTCCGAAGAAAATAAAAACTACACTTAAAATTAATCCAATTTTTAAAGCACCGAAAACACCACCTAAAATTTTGTTCAAAATTCCTAAAGCTGCAAAATCAGCTATTTTGGTTAAAATTTTCCCTAATAGTGCTATAGCTACAATTATGACCACAAAAGTTCCAGCAAAAGCCGCCAAAGAAATATACTTTTCATCCCAAGTAACACTAGTTTTCAACCAATCTCCAATAAAGTACGAAAAATGGATAGCCCCATAAACTCCTGCAACCAAAGCAACTAGTGAAGCAACCTCTACAAACAACCCTTTCATTAAACCTCTTACAAAGCCAAAAAGTAGTAATGCTGCAATAATAATATCAAAAGTATTCATAAATATAAAAGCCTTCTACTATAAAATCTATGCTCAAATATACATAACTCATTTGTATCTTTGCTTTTTCAAAAAGCACAAATGGCAAAAGAAATCAATTTAAAAGAAAAGTGGGATTTTGTAATAACTCAATTATCACAACAATTTGCTGACGGTGATGAGCTTAATATAGATGGAGTTATCTACCTAATTGGCGTTCAAGAATTGGGACAAGGGCATCGTAAGTTTAAAAAAGATGAAAAGGTAAACCTTATGCATATTGCTATTTGTAAGTTATTGGAACCTTACGGATACTATGAATTCGATTTTTTTGATGACGATGGATGGCCTCATTATAAAACTTTAACAGAATTACCTAATTTAAAACCTGGGGAACAATCTGTTTTAATGAAAGAAGCCATCATTAATTATTTTGAACTGATTAATTTTTTTGATTAAGTAACACTTAATTTCCGAATCATTTTTGATAATAACTTAGGGAAAAAACGTTTCGTATATACACCTAACTTTTCCTTCACACCTGCTATATAAACTTCTTCTTTTTTATTCTTTATAGCTTTTAACATCATTCTAGCAAATCTATCTGGATCTATACCATTTGCTGTCGCTATGTCCATTGTACTTTGCGGGGTACCATTTCCTGTTAATGCATTTTTCGACACATTGGTAGTTACAAATCCTGGATAAATTAAAGTAACAGCAATGTTGTCTTTATAATGTTCTGCTCTCAAACTATCAAAAAAACCATGTAAAGCATGTTTCGTAGCAGCGTACGTAGAACGTAATGGAGTTCCTATTTTACCAACAATACTCGTGGTTACAACAAAATGCCCTGATTTATTGTCAATAAAATGAGGTAACAAGGCTTTTGTCAGCGCCACAGTTCCTAAATAATTAATATCCATCAAACGTTTATCAACTTTTATTGAAGTATTTTTCACTAGCGATCGTTGACTTATTCCTCCGTTGTTCACTAAAACATCTACTCTTCCAAAAAATGAAATTGCTTTGATTACCCTCTCATGAAGTTTTTCATAATCTTCTAAATCTAAAGGTAAAATCATAACTTTTTCAGGAAATTTACAACTCTTTTTCACTTCTCTTAAAATGCTTTCATTTCTTGATGATATAATTAATTTTGCTTCATAATTAGATAACTCAATGACTAGAGATTTACCGATTCCTGAAGACGCACCTGTTACCCAAAATATTTGTTCTTTAAAGTTCATGTTTTCAAATGATTAAAAAAACGTTTCTAAAATACACAAGATAAAATAAAAGTGGTACACTTCTTGGATAGAAGTTCGTAAATGACTAGTTTTAAAACCTTATTAATAACCCTTTTTAAATATTATGATGAAAAAATTACTGGCTCTATTAATATTCACCACATCACTTGCAAATGCACAGTATACTGTTAAAGGTACCATGACCCCTCCAGACAAAGGAGATTGGGTTATTTTATATAAAATTGAGGGAGCAAAACAAAAGTTTCTTGCCAATGCCACCATTAAATTTGATACTGTAGCTATAAGCGGTGAAAAACAAGTTTTAGGTAAATTTAGTTTTGAACTACCTAATACAGCAACTCCAGGTGCTTACAGAGCTACTTATAGAAATTCTGGTGCAGGTTTTGTTGATTTTTTCTTTAATAAAGAAAATGTTGAATTTGTTTTTAATCCAAAATATCCGGACCAATCGGTTTTATTTACTAGCTCTAGAGAAAACAAATTATACAATGAATACTTACAAGCATATAATGCTGTTCAAAAAAAGATAGATTCATTACAAGCTTCTTATATTGAAACTAAATCAAAAGACACAAAAAAAGCATACAAAAAAGA
Encoded proteins:
- a CDS encoding SDR family oxidoreductase, whose translation is MNFKEQIFWVTGASSGIGKSLVIELSNYEAKLIISSRNESILREVKKSCKFPEKVMILPLDLEDYEKLHERVIKAISFFGRVDVLVNNGGISQRSLVKNTSIKVDKRLMDINYLGTVALTKALLPHFIDNKSGHFVVTTSIVGKIGTPLRSTYAATKHALHGFFDSLRAEHYKDNIAVTLIYPGFVTTNVSKNALTGNGTPQSTMDIATANGIDPDRFARMMLKAIKNKKEEVYIAGVKEKLGVYTKRFFPKLLSKMIRKLSVT
- a CDS encoding CvpA family protein; its protein translation is MNTFDIIIAALLLFGFVRGLMKGLFVEVASLVALVAGVYGAIHFSYFIGDWLKTSVTWDEKYISLAAFAGTFVVIIVAIALLGKILTKIADFAALGILNKILGGVFGALKIGLILSVVFIFFGKMNDTIPFVKEKSLEESILFKSVKKIAPTIFPSIIKDQETQENEDNKELEITI
- a CDS encoding tetratricopeptide repeat protein, coding for MKSLQNLIFIIVLTVSTAVNAQQDTLKLQREARALLREGNKLYNKQKFSDAAIAYRKALGKNSKYEKASYNFGNTLYQEKKYKEAVEQFKVTTETSKDKMAQAEAYHNIGNAMMEQKQYEQAVEAFKNSLRRNPNDDETRYNLAVAQKEAKKQQQNQKDNKDKNKDEKNKDQKDQQKKNDKDKQNDKNKDQKGDDKDKKDDQKDQKNDDQKDQQKPNQDQKDKQNQKPKPQQGKMTPEQMKQLLESLNNEENKTQKKMNAKKSKGRKVKQEKDW
- a CDS encoding carbonic anhydrase family protein, whose product is MKAHTKETQATMTPEKSLQYLKEGNLRFQNNLKANRNLLEQVNDTREGQFPFATILSCIDSRVSAELVFDQGLGDIFSARIAGNFVNEDILGSMEFACKLAGTKLIVVLGHTSCGAVKGACDNAQLGNLTNMLGKIKPAVEAVTEPKDESLRNSSNLEFVNNVAEKNVQLTIDRILNESEVLAEMHKNGEIMIVGAMYDIKDGAVTFFE
- a CDS encoding CDC27 family protein — protein: MRNLVIYLFLFVSISMLAQNANDLFLSANSLYKEGKYEEAIKLYEQIENENLASSEVYYNLANCYYKLNKIAPTIYNYEKALQLNPLNEDAKNNLVIAKRLTLDRVEALPKSVFQKLNENYLQKFTYNTWAVITVVFSFMASILFLLFYFSYTPSKKRTYFTTSIISFLFLTSSLAITYIQYNQAQNNIEAIIYSEEVSVKNEPTNNSNEIFTLHEGTKVNILDSVDNWKKLKLTDGKIGWVKTKTLKEL
- a CDS encoding BatD family protein translates to MKLKIYISLLVSFITFTIHAQDAALTATVSKNKLGVNQRLRIEFSINKQGADNFKAPSFTNFKIVGGPSQSVSQSWINGKVSFNQSYTYILQPKRKGEFNIPSASIEIDGKTLTSNPIKVIVLDAVDIPKNPNDPNYIAEQNIHLVAEVSKSQPYVGEGIYVEYRLYFSDNVGIYDNAITEAPQYNGFWNQEIKRNGMPVKTGTYNGEQYRYAVLHKALLIPTTSGKLTIDPMKMDIVVAVPTGRADFFGNVITRQVRKEFSSAKKIVNAQALPMNNKPKDFTGAVGQFSFDVSLSKNTLKANESSQIKVSVKGKGNLKLFELPKIETPKELEVYQPERKESVRITGTGLSGSITDNYTVVPEFKGKYRIPKTSFSYFNPKEKVYQTITTDDLYVDVLEGKEIPTDSDTNAVAKQDVKVTGSDFRYIQTSTNLQPIKTEDFFKSTLFYILLLLPILTIPIGIIIQKKREERNSDVLGNKLRKADKLAKKYLSEAQKQLGNKEAFYEALERALHNYLKAKLGVETSDISREKITDLLANKNVSKETISNFIEVFNNCDFARYTPITNTQMKEEYEKAKQVITQLDRQL
- a CDS encoding SulP family inorganic anion transporter — translated: MFKTIKSDLPASIVVFFVALPLCLGIALASGAPLFSGVIAGIVGGIVVGALSGSKIGVSGPAAGLAAIVLTAIGNLGGYENFLVAVVLGGIIQILFGILKAGVIGYYFPSSVIKGMLTGIGIIIILKQIPHFFGYDAEPEGADSFIEPSGENTFSALLSITDNITIGSMIIGFIGLAILILWDRVLSKKGKIFQLIQGPLVAVVMGIVFFTLTQGNETLAIQASHLVSVPIPESFDSFLGQFTFPNFSAIANYEVWVTAFTIALVASLETLLCVEATDKLDPEKNVTPTNRELLAQGTGNILSGIIGGLPITQVIVRSSANIQSGGKSKMSAIIHGFFLLISVILIPTLLNKIPLSVLAAILLVVGYKLAKPSLFKQMFILGWKQFIPFIVTVLGIVFTDLLTGISLGLAVGVFVILIKSYQNSHFLHIEDKSNGIHKIKMTLAEEVTFFNKGAILKELDSLPENTHLELDVRKTRYLDNDIIEILEDFAFKAKERNINIKLISERGIVENPESFIKFFKLRPKAA
- a CDS encoding VWA domain-containing protein, producing the protein MYKLEEPIYFYLFAIIPVIIVVFLLVLWWKKRTQKKFANPLLLSKIAPNTSTFKSVLKLVFFLVGLSFLILSLVNPKMGTKLKTVKREGVDVVFALDVSKSMLAEDIAPNRLEKAKQIISKTIDKLGSDRVGIIIYAGNAYPLLPITTDHAAAKMFLQNANPDMVSSQGTAINEALNLANTYYDNDEQTNRFLIIISDGEDHQEETKQVAQNIANEGVKVYTVGVGTEKGGPIPIKLNGALIGYKKDRMGETVITQRKPDVLQGIADASDGQYFDGNKTENPVEAIEKIIGNAQKNEFETKQFSDYKDQFQWFVGIGLLFLILDMFLFDKKTKWLKKVDLFNEES